In Cellulomonas sp. Y8, the genomic stretch ACGACCCGTCGGCGTCCGCGGTGGCCGGCACGGTCAGGGTCCCGGACGTGCCGCCCGCGACGTCGGTCCACGCGCCGCCCGGGGCGCGGACCTGCCACCGGAGGGCGGGCGTCGGCGAGCCGGACGCGGCGACCGTGAAGGTGGCGGTGCCGCCCGCGTCCGCGGTCGCGTCGGTCGGCTGCGCCGTGAAGGTCGGCGGGGTGTGCACCGTCAGCGTGGCCGCCGCGCTCGGCACCTCGCCCGTCGCGCCCGTGGCCACGGCCCGGACGAGCAGGCCCTGGTCCCGCGGGTCGGCCGTGCGCTCGTAGACGGGGCCCGTCGCGCCGGGGACGTCGGTCCAGCCGCCGCCGTCGTCGGTCTGCCAGCGCACGGCCGGCGCGGGCTCGCCGGCCGCCTCGACCTCGAACCGGGCCAGGTCGCCCGCGACCACCGTGGCGTCGGCGGGGTCGGTGACCTCGGGACCCCACAGGACGGTCAGCGTGGCGGCGGCGGACACGACCGAGCCGGCGGCGCTGGTGGCCACGGCGCGGTAGCGGGTCCCCTGGGCGGCGCGCTCCGCCGGGACGACGAGCGTCGGGGAGCCGGCGCCGGGGACGGCCACCCACCCGGACCCGCCCGGGGTGAGGACGTCCCAGCGCAGCGCAGGCGCCGGGGTCCCCGAGACCGCGACGGTGAAGGTCGCGTCGGCACCCTCGGGCACCGCCTGGTCCTGCGGGTCGGCCGTGACGACCGGAGCCGCGTGCAGGGTGATCGTGGCGGCGGCGCTCGCCACCTCGCCGGTCGCGCCGGTCAGCACCGCTCGGACCCGCAGCCCCGCGTCGCCGGAGCCCAGCACGCGGTCGTAGGTCGGGCCGGTCGCGCCCGCCACGTCGGTCCAGACGTCCTGGCCGGCGGGCGCCGTCTGCCAGCGGATCGCGGGCGCGGGCGACCCGGCCGCGCCGACCGCGAACCGCGCCGTGGTCCCGGGCAGCCCGGCGGCGTCGGCCGGCGGGTCGGTGACCTCGGGTCCCCAGGTGACGGCGAGGGTCGCCGGGGCGCTGGTCGCCGTCCCTGCCGCGTTGCCCGCGACCACCCGGTACCGGGCGCCGTCGTCCGCGCGGGTGGCGTCCACCGTCAGCACGGTCCCGGTCCCGCCGGGCACGTCGACCCAGGACGAGGAGCCGGGGGGCGGCGCGCTGCCACCGGACGGTTGGCGCCGGCGACCCGGCGACGGTCGTGGCGAAGGTGGCCCGGGTGCCCTCGAGCACGGTGGCGCCCGCCGGCGCGGAGACCGTGGGCGGCACGGGCTGCTCGAGGGTCGCCGTGGCGGTGCTCTGGTCGACGGTGGCCCGGACCGCGAGCGTGGCCCCGGCACCCCGGGTGAACCGCGCCGCCGGCCGTGCCGTCCGCGGCGAGCGCCGGGTCGGCCTGGACCCCGGCCGCGTCGTCGACCGGGTGGAACGCCCAGGCCACGGCCCGGTCCGCGAGCGCGCCCAGCAGCGCGGCGGGCGCCGGCGCGCCGTCGGCGAGCGCCACCCGGGCGGTCGCGGTGACGGCGTCGCCGGTGACCGGCCGGTCCGGGGCCGCGTCCAGCGCGAGCACGGCCCGCGGGGCCGTGGTGGTGACGCCCAGCGCGCCGCACGTCGCGTCGGTCGCGCCGGCGGCGCAGCCCCACCAGCTCTCCGTGGCCGGCACCGGGCCCACCACGGACGCGGGGCGCGCGGCGCCGGTGACGCCGTCGGTGTTGGCCACCAGGACCGAGGACGCGACCGAGCCCGCCGCGAGCCAGAGCGCGCCGCCGTCGGCGGCCCCGCCGGACCCGGTGACGACGTTGCCCTCGACCCGGGACCCCGTGACCGCGGTGCTGCCCGTCGCCAGCACCGCCGCGCCGCGCGCCGCCGCGACCGACGCGGAGGTCACGGTGTTGCCGGTGAAGGTCGAGCCCTGCACGGTCAGCGCGGCGCCGTCGACGTACAGGGCGCCGCCGCCGAGCACGCCGGACCCGCTCCCGCCGGTCACCGTGTTGCCGTCGAACGTCGACCCGGTGACGACGACCGTGTCGGCGTCGTCGACGCCGAGCACCGCGACCGCACCGCCGGGCGCCCCGTCGGCCGTGTTCCCGCGGAACGTGCAGCCGTCGATCGTCAGCGCGCCGCCGGACATCTGCACCGCACCGCCGGGAGCCGTGGCGTCGCCCGCTCCGGCGGCGTTCGCGCTGCCGGTGACGACGCAGTCGCGCAGGGTGAGCGCGTCGGGCCGGTCGGGGTCGCCGGTGCCGGCGAGGACCGCGCCACCGCCCCCGACCACCGCCGCGTCGGCCGGGCTCGGGACGCCCCCGCGCAGCTCGACCTTCTCCACGGTGACGTCCACCCCGCCGACGAGGCCGGGGTCGAGGTCGAGGATCCGCCGGCCCGAGGCCGTGACGGTCCAGGTGCCGGAGGACGAGACCACGAGCGTCGCCGGCGCGGCGGGCGCGAAGGTCAGCGGTCCCGCGGCGAGGACGACGTCCGTGCCCGCCGGGACCGTCACGACCGCGTCCGTCTCGCCGGCGGCGCGGCAGAGCGCCTCGCGCAGCGTGGTGCCCGCGGAGCCGTCGTCGCACCCCGCGGTGAGCGCGGCGTCGGCGGCCGACGTCACCGCGATCGCCACCGGCTCGGCGGCGAGGGCCGCGGGCGCGCCGAGCGCCGGGACGCCGGGTGCGACGGTGCCGGCGCCGGCGGCGACGGCGGCGAGCACGAGGGTCGCCAGGGCGCGCCGGAGGGCGGGTCGCGGGGGGTGCACGCCGGAAGACTAGGTGTTTCACCCGAGCGGCGGACCCGTCGTCCGGGTGAATCCTCGTAGGCTCACCCCGCTCGTCGTCCCCGCTCGCCGCCCCCGCAAGGTCCAGGAGTCCCCGTGCCCACCCGCCGCACCGTGCTAGTGGCCGCCACCGCGGCCGCCGGCGTCGCCGCCGTGGGTGGCTCGGTGCTCGCGGCGCGCCGCCCGACCATCCCGCTGACCCTCGCGGCGCTCCGACCCCTCGTGGGCGACCGGTTCGAGGTCGACGGCCGCACCGTGACGCTCGCGGCCGTGACCGGGCGGGGTGGCGCCCCCGCCACCGAGACGGCCTTCGCGCTGCGGTTCACCGGGGCCGGCGACCTGCCGGGTGCCACGCGGTCGTTCGCGCACACGGACGGCGACCTGGTCCTGCACGTCGAGCCGGTCGGGCCCGAGCGCAGCACGCTCGAGGCCGTCGTCGGCCGGACGGCCTGAGGCGAGGAGGACGACGTGGACCCGTACCTCGGCGACATCCGGCTGTTCGCGGGCACCTTCGCGCCCGAGGGCTGGGCCGCCTGCGACGGCCAGGTCCTCCAGATCAGCGAGAACGAGGCCCTGTACACGCTGCTGGGCACCCGGTACGGCGGTGACGGGACCTCGACGTTCGCGCTCCCCGACCTGCGCGGGCGGTGGGCCGTGGGCCGCCGCGGCGCGAACCTCGGCGAGACCGGCGGCGCGGAGACGGTCGCGCTCACCGTGCCGCAGCTCCCGGCGCACACGCACGCCGCGTACGCCTCCGCCGCCGCGGCCACCGGCACCGCACCCGGCGTGTGGGCCGCCGTGGCCACCCCGGCCTACCTGCCCGGCGACCCCGGCGCGGGCGCCCAGACCATGGCCGGTGACGCGCTGGCGCCCGTGGGGTCCGGCCTGCCCCACGAGAACCTGCCGCCGTTCCTCGGGATGATCCACATCATCGCGACCGTCGGCATCTACCCGACCCGAGACTGACGGCTGGACATGGACCCCTACCTCGGCGAGATCCGCCTGTTCGCGACCGACTTCGTGCCGCGCGGCTGGCTGCCCTGCGAGGGCCAGACGGTGGCGGTCAACCAGAACACGGCGCTGTTCGCGGTCCTCGGCACGCAGTACGGCGGCAACGGCGTGTCGACCTTCCAGCTGCCGGACCTGCGGGACCGCTCGGCGGTGGGCGCCGGCGCGGAGGTCGCCGTGGGCCAGGCCGGCGGCACCGCGAGCACCGTCCTGACCGCGGCGCAGATCCCGCAGCACGCGCACCCGGTCCTCGGGTCGGCGGCGCCCGCCGACGCGGCGGAGCCGGCCGGCGCGCGCTGGGCGGCGACGGCAGAGCCGCAGTACGGCTCGGCCGCCCAGGTCGTCATGGCGCCCGGGACCGTGCAGGCCTCCGGGGCGTCCCAGGCGCACGAGAACCGACCCCCGTACCTCGCGCTGATCTACGGCATCGCCGTCCAGGGGATCTTCCCGAGCCGGGGCGACGACGGCGGGCCCGCGGCCCCCGCCCTCGTGGGCGAGGTGCGGCTGTTCGCAGGGAACTTCGTCCCGAGCGGCTGGGCGCCGTGCGCCGGGCAGCTCCTGCCCCTCACGCAGAACACCACGCTGTTCGCCCTGCTCGGCACCGCGTTCGGGGGCGACGGGCGCACCACGTTCGCCCTGCCGGACCTCCGCGACCGCACCCCCGTCCACGTCGGCCGGGGCAACCCCGGCCGGCGGGACACCGCGATCGGCGAGCCGGGCGGGGCCTCGGCGGTCGCGCTGACCCCCGAGCAGCTGCCGCCGCACACCCACGCCGTCCGCGGGACCGGCGCACGCGGCACCACGGGGAACCCGTCCGGGGCCTCCTGGGCGGTCGCCCAGCAGGGGCGCGCGCGGCGCGATCAGTACACGGCGGCCGGACCGACCGTGGGGATCGGCACGACCGGCCCGGCCGGCGGCTCGCAGCCGCACACGAACCGCTCGCCCTACCTCGGCGTCACGGCGATGATCGCGCTGAGCGGCGTGTTCCCGGCCCGTCCCTGAGCGACGCGGGCCGTCACGGACGCCACGGGCCCGGGCCCGACGTCTCCCCCCACCCCGCGGCCCCGCACCCTCGCGCGCCGCGTGATCGCGCGTGCCCGCGGCCCCGAGGCACCGGTGCGCCGGCCGTCGCCGCAGGCCACCCCGGCGGAGTTGACATCCCGACCGCTCGGTCGTAATTTCTGCCGTACCTACCAAGCGGTAGGTAGTGGTGGCGCCGGCAGCGTCGGCGCCACGACGTCTCAACGTGGAGCCGTCCGACTCCCATGACGCCGAAGAAGGTACGCATGGACGCCCAGGCCACCGTCGCCGCCGAGGGCACCCCCTCGACGCGGGACGACATCGCCCCCGACACGGGAGCCCCGTTCACGCGGGCCCGCACCCTGCGCTTCGGTGCCGGGTTCTTCGCGTACGGCCTGCTCTGGATCGTCGGCCTGCAGATCGTCGCCGCCGTGCTGCTCCCGCAGCGCCTGCGCGACATCGGCGTCGACTCCCCCGAGACCCTCCTGGGCTCCATCAGCGCGATCACCGCGATCGTGTCGCTGGTGTCGAACCTCGTGTTCGGCAACCTCTCCGACCGGACCCGCGGCCGGTTCGGCCGCCGCACCCCGTGGATCCTCGGGGGCGGCATCCTCGGCGGCGTCTCGCTGTTCGCGATCGGCGTCCTGACCAGCCCCGGCCTGATCACGCTGTCCTACTGCATCAGCATGGTCGGCCTGAACATGATGCTGGCGCCCGCGGTCGCCGTCCTCGCGGACCGCGTGCCGGGGAAGGTCCGCGGCACCATGTCCGCGTTCTACGGCGGCGGCCTGGCCGGCGGCGCCCCGATCGGATCGCTGGTCGGCGCCGCGTTCATCACCAACTCGCTGCCGGGCTTCGTCCTCGGCGGTGCGCTCATGGCCGTCTCGGCGGTCATCGCGCTGGTCGTCTGGCCGCGCGAGAAGTCGGCCGTCGACCTGCCTCCGGCCGCCGCCGGCTTCGGCGAGCTGCTCAAGTCGTTCCGGCCGCCGCGCAAGGCGCCCGACTTCTACCTGGCGTTCGCGGGCCGCCTGTTCATGCTGGTCTCGTACCAGATGATCATGGCGTACCAGCTCTACATCGTGCAGGACCACGTCGGGCAGACCACCGCCGAGTCCGCGGCCACCATCGCCACGATGGCCGTCATCACCCTGGTCGTGTCGCTGGTCGGCTCCGTGGCCGCCGGCCCGATCTCGGACCTGATCGGCCGCCGCAAGCTCCCCGTGGTGCTGTCGAGCGTGCTGTTCGCCGTCGGTATCGCGATGCCGTGGGTCTGGCCGACCCCCGCCGGCATGTTCCTGTTCGCCGGCATCGCCGGCCTCGGCTACGGCGTCTACACGTCGGTGGACCAGGCGCTGAACGTCGACGTGCTGCCGAACGAGGAGGAGGCCGGCAAGGACCTCGGCATCCTCAACCTGTCGACCACCGCCGGCCAGACCGTCGGCCCGCTCATCACCTCGGCCCTCGTCGTGGCGACCGGCGGCTACGGGCTGGTGTTCCCGGTGTCGATCGTCGCCGCGCTCCTCGGCGCCTTCTTCATCACGCGGATCAAGTCGGTCCGCTGACCTGACACCGCGGCGGCCGCGCGCCGCCCCCACCCCGCCACGGAGGCCCCGGGCCGGACGCACGTCCGACCCGGGGCTCCGCGCGTCTCGCGCCCGCCCGCGCTCAGAGCGCGGCGCCACCCCCGGGCAGCCGTCCCAGCACCGACAGGTCCGCCCGGTCCACGTCCCGCGGCGGGTAGCCCCTGTGAAACGCGACCTGCTGGGCCACCGACAGGCAGCCGACCGCGCGCGCACCGATCGTCCCCGTCACCAGGCACCCGGGCGGGTAGTCGAACGTCGTCCCGTCGAGGCCCGCCTGGGTCCCGCGCCCCGTGCCGTCGAACGCCGCCGGGTGCAGGTCGACCCAGCGGGAGCCCGGGGCGGCGAGCTCGACCCGCACCGGGCGCCAGTCCGTCTCGACGGCGTAGCCGAGCCGGGCCAGCGCCGCGAGCGCGGCGCCCTCGCCGGTCGCGTCGACGGCCAGGTCCAGGTCCCGGTGCGGGCGGGTCTGCCGCCCGGCGAGGGCGTCGACGCCCCAGCCGCCCGCGACCCACGCGCGGCAGCCCGCGGCCGCGAGCGCGTCGAGCACGCGGTGCACCTCGTCGGCGTCCACCGGCGCCACCTCCCCTCGGCCGCCGTGCGGCCCCACTGTGCCAGCGCGCGGACGCCGGGGGCACGGCGTACACCGCCCGGACACCTCCGTCGGCCACACTGGCCCGCGACGGCCGGGCACGCGCCGCGACGACGGCACCCGGGAGGAGCACGGCATGAGCGGCAGCACCGGCCTGGTCCGGCGCCTCGGCCTGGGCGACGCCGTCGTCATCGGACTCGGCTCGATGGTCGGCGCCGGGGTGTTCGCCGCCTTCGCGCCCGCGGCGCAGGCCGCCGGCTCCGCGCTGCTGGTCGGGCTCGCACTCGCCGCCGTGGTGGCCTACGCGAACGCGACGTCCTCCGCCCAGCTCGCGGCGCAGTACCCGGCGTCCGGCGGCACGTACGTCTACGGGCGCGAGCGCCTCGGCGCCTGGTGGGGCTTCCTCGCGGGCTGGTGCTTCGTGATCGGCAAGACCGCGAGCTGCGCGGCGATGGCGCTGACGTTCGCGGCGTACGCCGTGCCCCCGGGCTGGCAACGTCCGGTCGCGGCCGGTGCCGTCGTGGCCCTCACCGCCGTCAACCTCCGCGGCATCACCCGGACGGCGCTGCTGACCCGCGTCGTGGTGGTGGTCGCGCTCGGCGCCCTCGCCACCCTCGTCCTCGCCGGGCTGGCCGGCGGCGACGCGTCGTGGGCCCGGGTCGCGGTCGGCGCCGACGCGACCTGGTCCGGGGTGCTCGGGTCGGCGGGGCTGCTGTTCTTCGCGTTCGCCGGGTACGCGCGGATCGCCACCATGGGCGAGGAGGTGCGGGACCCCGCCCGGACGATCCCGCGCGCGATCCAGCTGGCCCTCGGTCTCGCGGTCCTCGTGTACGCCGCGGTCGCGGTGACGCTGCTGACGGTGCTCGGCCCGGACGACCTGGCCGCGAGCGCCGCGCCGCTGGCCGACGCCGCCGCCGCGACGGGCCGGCCCTGGGTCGGCGCGGTGGTCCGCGTCGGCGCGGTCGCCGCCTCGCTCGGCGCGCTGCTCGCCCTGGTCGCCGGGGTCAGCCGCACCACGCTGGCGATGGCCCGCGAGGGCGACCTGCCACGGCCGCTCGCCGCCGTGCACCCCCGGTACCGGGTGCCGCACCGCGCGGAGGTCGCGCTCGCCGTGGTGGTCGTCGTCCTGGTGCTCACCGTCGACCTGCGCGGGGCCGTCGGGTTCTCCTCGTTCGGCGTCCTGCTCTACTACCTGGTCGCGAACGCGGCCGCGCTGACCCAGGACCGCGCGCACCGGCGGTTCCCGCGCGCGCTCCAGGTGCTCGGCGCCGTCGGGTGCGTCGTGCTCGCCGCGACGCTGCCGCCCGCGTCGGTCGCCGGCGGGGCCGCCGTCGTCGCGGCGGGGGTCGCGTGGCGCGCCGTCGTGCAGGCCCGCGCCCGGCGTGTGGGTGGCCCGGCGTAGCGTCCCCCGCACCGGCGGGCCCGCCGGCGGCTCCGACGAGGGAGGCACCATGTCCGACGACGTCGCGCGGGACGACCGGGACGGCTGGTGGGGACCGCCCGTCGCCGGGGACGAGGTCGCCTCGCTGGTCGGCTCGCTCGAGCGGCAGCGGGCGACGTTCGCCTGGAAGGTCGGCGGCCTGGACCGCGCGGCGCTGTCCGCCACGCTCGGCCCGTCCGCGATCACGCTCGGGGGGCTGGTGAAGCACCTCGCGTTCGTCGAGGTGTTCCACCTGTGCACGCGGGTGAACGGCCGCCGGCCGGGCGACCCGTGGGAGGGCGTCGACTGGGACGCCACCCCCGACTGGCCGTGGACCTCGGCCGCCGACGACGAGCCCGAGCAGCTCTACGGCCTGTGGCGGGACTCGGTGCTGCGGGCCCGGGAGTCGCTCGCGGACGCGGTCGCCGACGGCGGGCTGGACCGGCCGATCGCCTGGTCCGACGACCCCGACGCGCAGCCGAACGTGCGCCGGGTGCTGGTCGACCTCGTCGAGGAGTACGCGCGGCACGTCGGGCACGCGGACCTGTACCGCGAGGCGGTCGACGGCCTCGTCGGGGAGGACCCGCCGGCGGCGCCGGCGCTGTACCCGCTGCCGGAGCGCCCAACCTGATCCGGGCGGTCAGCCCAGCGGCGCCGGCTCCCGCGGCGCCATGCCCGCCGCGCGGTACGCGTCGTCCACCAGCCGCATCGCCGCGACGGCCTGCGCGGTCCCCGACACCGGGTCCCCGCCGCGCAGCACGGCGTCGGCGAACGAGCGCAGCATCCACACGTACGACGCTGTGGGGTCGACGGGCTCCTCGACGACCCGCCCGTCGGCGTGCTCGACCACGATGCGGCCGCCGTTCTGCGGCCCGTACGGGCTGTGCACGGTGATCGTCCCGGTCGTCCCGACGATCCTGGCCCGCACGCTCTGGTCCTCCGACGCGACCATGCTGGCCCGCACGGTCCCCTCGACCCCGCCCGGCAGGTCCAGGTGCACCACGATCGACGCGTCCACCCCATCGACCGCCACGGCCTCGGCCGACCGCACCGTCGGCGCACCCAGGACGTGCGAGAGGAACCGCAGCGGGTAGACGCCCAGGTCCATCAGTGCCCCGCCGCCCATCGACTCCTGCCACCGGATGTCCCCGCGGTCGGCGATCTCGACGCAGAAGTCGGCCTCCGCGGACGTCACGTCGCCGATCACGCCCTCCGCGAGCAGCTCGCGCAGCCGCGCCCACGACGGGTGGTGCTGCGAGTGGAACGCCTCCATCACGACCAGCCCGCTCCCCGCGGCGGCGGCCTCGACGTCCTCGGCCTCGGCCGCGTTCGCCGTGAACGGCTTCTCGCACAGCACGTGCTTGCCCGCGGCGATCGCGCGCAGCACCCACACGCCGTGCAGCGCCGCCGGGGTCGGCACGTAGACCGCGTCGACGTCCGGGTCCGCGAGCAGCGCGTCGTAGTCGTCGAGCACCCGCGGGATGCCCTCCGCGTCGGCCGTCTCCTGCGCCCGGGACCGGTCGCGGGCGGCGATGGCCGTCACCTCGACCTCCGGGACGGACGCGGCGGGCACGGCCACCGCGTCGTGCAGGATGCGAGCAGCACCGAGGACCCCGAGACGCACCGTCGACATGTCCCGCACCCTAGCCCGCGGCGGTCGGCTGCGGCGCGCGGTCCGGCGCGAGGTCCGGCGCGCGGTCCGGCGCGGGGTCCGGCGCGCGGTCCGGCGCGCGGTCCGGCGCGCGGTCCGGCGCGCGGTCCGGCGCGGGGTCCGGCGCGCGGTCCGGCGCGCCCGGCCCGGTCGCGGGCGCCCCCACGGCGGCGGCGCGCACCTCCGCCAGCGCCGCCACCGCGGCCGCGAGCGGCGCGTCGATCCCGAGCTCGCGGCGCGCGGCCACCGCGATCTCGATGTCCAGCACCGCGGCGTCGGTGTTGCCGAGCGCCGCGTGCGCGCGGCCGCGCGCCAGGTGCGCCGTCGCCACGATCCGCGGCACCCCGAGCGGCGCCGCGAGGCGCAGCGCCTCGGACGCCACCGCGCGCGCCTCCTCCCACCGCTCGGCCTCGACGAGGATCGAGGCGAGGTAGACGTGCGCGTTGGCCTCCGTGAACGGCGCGACCTGCGCCCGGGGGCGGGTGCGCGGGTCGGCGACGCGGGTGATCGTCGCGCGCACGGTCGCCGCGGCCTCGTCGAGACGACCCAGCCGCTGCCGGGCCTTCGCGAGCGACAGCATCGCCTGCGGCGCGCCCTCGTGGTCGCCCGCCGCCAGCATGCAGTCCACCGCAGCGCCGGCGTCGCGCTCGGCGTGCGCGAGGTCGCCCGACTGGGACGCGATCCACGACCGGTAGCTGAGCGCCCAGCCCTCCTGGGTGGTGTCCCCGCACCGCCGGGCCGCGGCCAGCGCGCGGTCCGCGGCCGCGCGCGCCCGCACCAGGTCGCCGCGGCAGATCGACTGCGCCCACGCGCGGTAGCCCTCGTGCACCGCGACCAGCCGGTCGTCGCCCAGCGCGGTCGCCGCGTCGGCCGACAGGTCGAACACCTCGGCCCAGCGGTCCCACGTCGCCCACAGGTCGGAGAACCAGTGCAGCGCGTCCGCCACCTCCGCGACCCGCGCGTGCGCGCCGGCGGCCGCCGCGCGGCGGAGCGCGGGCAGCCAGCTCGCCGACTCGGCGCGCAGCCAGGCCTGCGCCGCCTCCTGGTCGGGGAGGTCGACGTCCCGCTCCCCCGGCGGGGCAGACCCCTCGTGGGCGTGGTCCGGCTCGAACCGGTACCCCGCACGCACGGTCGTCCGGAGCAGCCAGTCGTCGGCCGCGGCGCGCACCGCGTCGTGCGCGGCCGCGTCCTCCTGGTGCTCCAGCTCGGAGCGGGCGTAGAGCCGCAGCAGGTCGTGCAGCCCGTAGCGGTCGCCGGGCAGGTGCTGCACCAGGCTGAGGTCCACCAGCTCGTCGAGCAGGTCCTCGGTCCGCCAGACGGACTCGCCGACGAGCGCGGCCGCGAGCCCGGCGCCGGTGGTGGGCGCGTCCACGAGGGCCAGCCGCCGGAACAGCCGCTGCGCCCCCGGGCCGAGCTGCTCGTAGGAGGAGGTGAACGCCGCCCGCACCCGCAGGTCGCCCGCGGTGAGGGCGTCGAGGCGTCGCTCGTCGGCGGCCATCCGGCGCACCAGCCCGTCGATCGTCCAGCCGGCCCGGGCCGCGAGCCGGTTGCCGGCGATCCGCAGCGCCAGCGGGACGTCGTCGCAGAGCCGGGCGAGCCGCGCGAGGTCCTCGGCGGACCCCCGCCCGGGCAGGATCGCGTCCAGCAGGCCGATCGAGTCGCCGGGCGCGAGCCGGCCGAGCACCGCGCGGTGCTGCACGCCGTCGAGGCCCGCGAGCGCGCGCCGGCTGGTGACCAGGACGGCGGACGGCCCGTCGGCCGGCACGAGCGGCCGGACCTGCTCCTCGGACGCCGCGTTGTCGAGGACCAGCAGCACGCGCCGGTCGGTGAGCAGCCCGCGGACGTGCGCGCTCGCCTCGTCGGGGTCGGGCGGGACGGTCCCCGACGCGAGCGCCTCCGCGACCCGCCGCACCGCGGCGTCCGGCGTCACGGGCTCGTGGTCGACGCCGCGCAGGTCCAGGAAGAGGCGCTCGGGGAAGTCGTCCCGCAGGTCGCGCGCCACCTGCGCCGCGAGCGTCGTCTTGCCGAAGCCCGGCGGTCCGGTCACGACGGCGACCGGGGCCGGGGCGTCCGGGCCGCCGCCCCGCAGCACCCGGCCCAGAGCGGCCCGCTCCTGGGCGCGACCGGTGAAGTCGGCCACCCGGCGCGGGAGCGGCAGGGCGTGCGGGACGGCGGCCGCGGGGCGCCGGCGGCCCTCCCGGGCCAGGCGGAGCAGCGCCGAGCGGTCGTCCGGTCGCAGGCGCAGGGCGTCCGCGAGCGCCTCGACCGTCCGGTGCTGCGGACCCCGGCTGACGCCGCGCTCGATGTCGCCGATGCCCCGGTCGCTCACCCCCGAGGCGGCGGCCAGGTCCTCGATCGTCAGGTCCGCGTCCTGCCGGTGCCGGCGCAGGAGCGCTCCCAGGTCGTGGTCCACCCTCGCCCGCCTCTGCCGCCGGCCGGCGAGCTCCCCCGAGTTCTGCCGGACTTCTTCCTGGTCCGCGCGCGGCGCTGCGCGGTCCAATCGTGACCGGGGACGGACGCCCCGGGCAAGTGCCCCGCGGCAGGTCGGTCCGGACCCCGACCGAGGAGGAACCATGCCCTACGTCAGCACGCCCGACGGCGCCGAGATCTTCTACCAGGACTACGGCCAGGGGAAGCCCGTCCTGCTGAGCCACGGCTGGCCGCTGAGCTCCGAGGCCTGGGCCTACGAGCTCAAGGTCCTCGCCGACGCCGGCTACCGCGCGATCGCGCACGACCGCCGCGGCCACGGCCGCTCGTCCCGCACCAGCGGCGGCAACGACATGGACACGTACGCCCGCGACCTCGCGTCGCTCGTCGAGCAGCTCGACCTGACGGACCTCACCGTCGTCGGGCACTCCACCGGCGGCGGCGAGGTCGTCCGGTACGCCGCGCAGCACGGCAAGGGCCGGGTGACCAAGGTCGTCACCGCGGGCGCCGTCCCGCCGGTCATGCTGGAGTCCGAGACCAACCCCGAGGGCACCCCGATCGAGGCGTTCGACGGCATCCGCGAGGGCGTCCTGCGCGACCGCTCGCAGTTCTACCAGGACCTCTCCGAGGCGTTCTACGGCGCCAACCGCGAGGGCTCGACGATCAGCCAGGGCCTGCGCGACGACTTCTGGCGGCAGAGCATGCTCGCCGAGCTGCAGGCCGCCTACGACTGCGTCGCGGTGTTCTCGGAGACCGACTTCACCGAGGACCTCAAGGCCCTGGACGTCCCGATCCTCATCGCGCACGGCGACGACGACCAGATCGTCCCGATCGCGGCGGCGGCGTACAAGTCGATCGACCTGGTCAAGCTCGGCACGCTGAAGGTCTACCCGGGCGCCCCGCACGGCATCTCCGGCGCGTACCAGGAGGCCCTGATCAAGGACATCCTGGCGTTCATCGCCGACTGAACCGCCGGCCCCGCGGCCGTCGCCCGGTCCGCGCAACCGCTGTGCGCCGATCGGGCGACGCCCGTCAAGGGCCCTTCACGGCCCGCCGATGGGTGAGGCATGACGACCCGCCCGATCCGCGCGCTCGCCGTCGCCCTGCTCGCGGTCGCGACCCTGTCCGGCTGCTTCCGGTTCGACATGCGGGTGGAGGTCGGCGAGGACGACACCGTCTCCGGCTCGTACGTCGTCGCGGTCGACCGGTCGGTGCTCGAGATGACCGGCCAGGACGTCGACGAGCTGCTCGGCACCGGGGCGGACGGCCCGGGCGGGCTGCTCGGCGAGGACGGCGGGGGCCA encodes the following:
- a CDS encoding nucleotidyltransferase domain-containing protein, coding for MDADEVHRVLDALAAAGCRAWVAGGWGVDALAGRQTRPHRDLDLAVDATGEGAALAALARLGYAVETDWRPVRVELAAPGSRWVDLHPAAFDGTGRGTQAGLDGTTFDYPPGCLVTGTIGARAVGCLSVAQQVAFHRGYPPRDVDRADLSVLGRLPGGGAAL
- a CDS encoding APC family permease; amino-acid sequence: MSGSTGLVRRLGLGDAVVIGLGSMVGAGVFAAFAPAAQAAGSALLVGLALAAVVAYANATSSAQLAAQYPASGGTYVYGRERLGAWWGFLAGWCFVIGKTASCAAMALTFAAYAVPPGWQRPVAAGAVVALTAVNLRGITRTALLTRVVVVVALGALATLVLAGLAGGDASWARVAVGADATWSGVLGSAGLLFFAFAGYARIATMGEEVRDPARTIPRAIQLALGLAVLVYAAVAVTLLTVLGPDDLAASAAPLADAAAATGRPWVGAVVRVGAVAASLGALLALVAGVSRTTLAMAREGDLPRPLAAVHPRYRVPHRAEVALAVVVVVLVLTVDLRGAVGFSSFGVLLYYLVANAAALTQDRAHRRFPRALQVLGAVGCVVLAATLPPASVAGGAAVVAAGVAWRAVVQARARRVGGPA
- a CDS encoding phage tail protein, coding for MDPYLGEIRLFATDFVPRGWLPCEGQTVAVNQNTALFAVLGTQYGGNGVSTFQLPDLRDRSAVGAGAEVAVGQAGGTASTVLTAAQIPQHAHPVLGSAAPADAAEPAGARWAATAEPQYGSAAQVVMAPGTVQASGASQAHENRPPYLALIYGIAVQGIFPSRGDDGGPAAPALVGEVRLFAGNFVPSGWAPCAGQLLPLTQNTTLFALLGTAFGGDGRTTFALPDLRDRTPVHVGRGNPGRRDTAIGEPGGASAVALTPEQLPPHTHAVRGTGARGTTGNPSGASWAVAQQGRARRDQYTAAGPTVGIGTTGPAGGSQPHTNRSPYLGVTAMIALSGVFPARP
- a CDS encoding MFS transporter, producing MDAQATVAAEGTPSTRDDIAPDTGAPFTRARTLRFGAGFFAYGLLWIVGLQIVAAVLLPQRLRDIGVDSPETLLGSISAITAIVSLVSNLVFGNLSDRTRGRFGRRTPWILGGGILGGVSLFAIGVLTSPGLITLSYCISMVGLNMMLAPAVAVLADRVPGKVRGTMSAFYGGGLAGGAPIGSLVGAAFITNSLPGFVLGGALMAVSAVIALVVWPREKSAVDLPPAAAGFGELLKSFRPPRKAPDFYLAFAGRLFMLVSYQMIMAYQLYIVQDHVGQTTAESAATIATMAVITLVVSLVGSVAAGPISDLIGRRKLPVVLSSVLFAVGIAMPWVWPTPAGMFLFAGIAGLGYGVYTSVDQALNVDVLPNEEEAGKDLGILNLSTTAGQTVGPLITSALVVATGGYGLVFPVSIVAALLGAFFITRIKSVR
- a CDS encoding right-handed parallel beta-helix repeat-containing protein yields the protein MHPPRPALRRALATLVLAAVAAGAGTVAPGVPALGAPAALAAEPVAIAVTSAADAALTAGCDDGSAGTTLREALCRAAGETDAVVTVPAGTDVVLAAGPLTFAPAAPATLVVSSSGTWTVTASGRRILDLDPGLVGGVDVTVEKVELRGGVPSPADAAVVGGGGAVLAGTGDPDRPDALTLRDCVVTGSANAAGAGDATAPGGAVQMSGGALTIDGCTFRGNTADGAPGGAVAVLGVDDADTVVVTGSTFDGNTVTGGSGSGVLGGGALYVDGAALTVQGSTFTGNTVTSASVAAARGAAVLATGSTAVTGSRVEGNVVTGSGGAADGGALWLAAGSVASSVLVANTDGVTGAARPASVVGPVPATESWWGCAAGATDATCGALGVTTTAPRAVLALDAAPDRPVTGDAVTATARVALADGAPAPAALLGALADRAVAWAFHPVDDAAGVQADPALAADGTAGGAVHPGCRGHARGPGHRRPEHRHGDPRAARAAHGLRAGGRHRARGHPGHLRHDRRRVAGANRPVAARRPPAPRPGSTCPAGPGPC
- a CDS encoding phage tail protein, with product MDPYLGDIRLFAGTFAPEGWAACDGQVLQISENEALYTLLGTRYGGDGTSTFALPDLRGRWAVGRRGANLGETGGAETVALTVPQLPAHTHAAYASAAAATGTAPGVWAAVATPAYLPGDPGAGAQTMAGDALAPVGSGLPHENLPPFLGMIHIIATVGIYPTRD